A single window of Deltaproteobacteria bacterium DNA harbors:
- a CDS encoding PD40 domain-containing protein — MVTNGQLCQSCGASIGSSDEICPACGAKTAVAVRREEAERELAARLESVPEHLSLKIRELRARHEDNPQSVATCIQLSGSFNDAEMKDEAIRWMERAIALDPTNKFLDQKLRTLIGGVDLVGETREVAREVERASASTKRAVRIVGIAVAAVVVVVIGVIAYRAAFPSIYKVAGFDKEDALSPKFAPDGRAIAYVRAPKFTVFGIVDAMAGQDTGETVLEVVAPGESPRRIASSNDGVFLDYEWVPDTDELSYVAYDRETTRPILRRVKPDGEGAAIANTTDFAWSPDGRRVAYVAHYDWDGPGAIHPGQQAGALYVADSDGTSPRQIVDLRCSHPSWSRDRRMIAFHAEPRWDAAAAHAMVGGDRDGVWDLYVGDIYVHHLDSGETRRLTTGGKAQRAIFTPDANRVAYLAYAGDTESFDNELRVAGIDGTDDRVLLSKGAEYEGFRSFAFHPGGEWLVFEGVFVNPNKPRAASAQSPLGLIGGQTNYVSDLFAVRLDGAGLHRLPKRKFEYRRGPSFSSDGKQLAFEVEFLEMRREAWAMKWED; from the coding sequence TGAAAATCCGCGAACTGCGCGCGCGCCACGAGGACAATCCCCAATCGGTGGCGACGTGCATTCAGCTTTCCGGCTCCTTCAACGACGCGGAGATGAAGGACGAGGCGATCCGCTGGATGGAGCGCGCGATCGCACTCGACCCGACGAACAAGTTTCTCGACCAGAAACTCCGCACGCTCATCGGCGGCGTCGATCTCGTGGGTGAAACGCGGGAGGTGGCGCGCGAGGTGGAGCGCGCCTCGGCCTCGACGAAAAGAGCCGTTCGGATCGTGGGCATCGCCGTTGCCGCCGTCGTTGTCGTCGTGATCGGCGTCATCGCTTACCGGGCGGCGTTTCCCTCGATCTACAAAGTCGCGGGCTTCGACAAGGAGGACGCGCTCTCGCCGAAATTTGCGCCCGACGGACGCGCGATCGCCTACGTGCGCGCGCCCAAATTCACCGTCTTCGGCATCGTGGACGCCATGGCCGGGCAGGACACCGGCGAAACGGTGCTGGAGGTCGTCGCCCCCGGAGAGTCGCCGCGCCGGATCGCGTCGTCGAACGACGGCGTGTTCCTCGATTACGAATGGGTGCCGGACACGGACGAGCTGTCGTACGTCGCCTATGACCGCGAGACGACGCGGCCGATTTTGCGTCGCGTCAAGCCGGACGGCGAGGGCGCGGCGATTGCGAACACCACCGACTTCGCGTGGTCGCCCGACGGGCGGCGCGTCGCGTATGTCGCGCACTACGACTGGGACGGCCCCGGCGCAATCCACCCCGGCCAGCAGGCGGGCGCGCTTTACGTGGCCGATTCCGATGGCACGTCGCCCAGGCAAATCGTCGATCTGCGTTGCTCGCATCCGTCGTGGTCGCGCGACAGGCGCATGATCGCGTTCCATGCCGAGCCGCGCTGGGACGCCGCCGCGGCGCACGCGATGGTGGGCGGCGATCGGGATGGCGTATGGGATCTCTACGTCGGCGACATCTACGTGCACCATCTCGATTCGGGCGAGACGCGGCGGCTGACGACCGGCGGCAAGGCGCAGCGCGCGATCTTCACGCCCGATGCCAACCGCGTGGCATATCTGGCATACGCGGGCGACACCGAGAGCTTCGACAACGAACTGCGCGTCGCCGGCATCGACGGCACGGACGACCGCGTGCTCCTGTCGAAGGGCGCGGAGTACGAGGGCTTCCGCTCCTTCGCGTTTCATCCCGGCGGCGAGTGGCTGGTGTTCGAGGGCGTCTTCGTGAATCCGAACAAACCCCGCGCCGCGTCCGCCCAGTCGCCGCTCGGCCTGATCGGCGGTCAGACGAACTACGTCTCCGATCTGTTCGCGGTGCGTCTCGATGGCGCCGGTCTGCACCGGCTGCCCAAACGCAAGTTCGAGTACCGTCGCGGGCCGAGCTTTTCTTCCGACGGCAAGCAGCTCGCGTTCGAGGTGGAGTTTCTGGAGATGCGCCGCGAGGCGTGGGCGATGAAATGGGAGGATTGA